A genomic window from Betta splendens chromosome 24, fBetSpl5.4, whole genome shotgun sequence includes:
- the slc2a12 gene encoding solute carrier family 2, facilitated glucose transporter member 12, with amino-acid sequence MMDPDGETKKTTSYLPGSLTHETQKLAPPSGPGCSWLVGVAAVVASVSGLMLGYEMGLTSGVLLQLRGLLSLSCREQELLVSSHLLGALLICLAGGPILDRYGRRCSLLLSAALVVGGTVVLIAVASLVALTLGRVIVGMGTALSGTAACLYIAEISPRERRGLLVTLYELMLVVGVMLGFSCSYAFATLPHGWVYTFGLVIPPALLQMGALVFLPPSPRFLVAQGKAELAKAVLARLRGGVREQVEVELRDIQAGLKEESEHSFWELFSDKANLRARLLTGVALVFLQQATGQPNILSYASPLLRSVGFDSDAAATLASTGFGVVKVVGTIPAVLLVDRLGPKSFLCVGAVAMGLSLAVLGTVTLQSHTYLTSLCKSQTVQNDTHGPWDFNSTSVDSDNSHFFSTGFPNQWSSEEAHRTIRAGDAGGDRTPVEVASSLKWASLISLLVYVAAFSISLGPMVYVVLSEIFPMGIRGRAVCVVSAVNWATNLLISMTFLTITENIGVPNVMFLYAAMSFVLLVFVILCVPDTKGRTLEEISKELAKKKRFEVKLFRQVQPQESLISCSPESSKQLTPSPDNN; translated from the exons ATGATGGACCCTGACGGTGAGACAAAGAAGACGACCTCTTACCTCCCTGGCAGCCTCACCCATGAGACCCAGAAACTGGCCCCACCCAGTGGACCAG GCTGTAGCTGGCTGGTGGGCGTCGCGGCCGTAGTGGCCTCCGTGAGTGGCCTGATGCTGGGCTATGAAATGGGCCTGACCTCCGgggtcctgctgcagctgcgcggcctcctctccctctcctgccgGGAACAGGAACTGCTGGTCAGCTCCCACCTGTTGGGCGCGCTCCTCATCTGCCTTGCCGGTGGACCCATCCTGGATCGCTACGGACGCCGCTGctccctgctgctcagcgccgCCCTGGTGGTCGGAGGCACCGTTGTGCTCATCGCTGTCGCCTCGCTCGTGGCGCTGACGCTGGGCCGCGTGATAGTGGGCATGGGAACAGCGCTGTCCGGGACGGCGGCGTGCCTGTACATTGCAGAGATCTCaccgagggagaggaggggtctGCTGGTGACGCTGTACGAGCTAATGTTAGTAGTAGGCGTGATGCTGGGATTCAGCTGTAGCTATGCTTTTGCTACTCTACCTCATGGTTGGGTGTATACATTTGGACTAGTTATCCCGCCAGCATTGCTGCAAATGGGCGCTCTCGTGTTCCTCCCACCGAGTCCACGCTTCCTGGTTGCTCAGGGTAAAGCAGAGCTGGCCAAGGCAGTGCTGGCCAGACTGAGAGGCGGGGTcagggagcaggtggaggtggagctcagGGACATCCAGGCTGGACTCAAAGAGGAATCCGAGCATAGTTTCTGGGAGCTGTTCAGCGATAAGGCCAATCTGCGTGCGAGGCTGCTAACAGGTGTAGCATTGGTCTTCCTCCAGCAGGCTACTGGTCAGCCCAACATCCTCTCCTACGCATCACCACTCCTCCGCAGCGTAGGCTTCGACAGCGATGCTGCAGCCACGTTGGCCTCCACCGGGTTCGGAGTGGTCAAAGTTGTAGGAACCATCCCGGCAGTGTTGCTGGTCGACCGCCTGGGGCCTAAAAGCTTTCTGTGCGTAGGCGCCGTTGCGATGGGATTGTCTCTGGCTGTACTCGGTACAGTGACACTGCAAAGCCACACGTACCTCACCAGTCTGTGTAAAAGTCAGACTGTACAGAACGACACACATGGGCCATGGGATTTTAACAGTACCTCAGTAGACTCGGACAACAGCCACTTCTTTTCTACTGGTTTCCCCAACCAGTGGAGCAGTGAGGAGGCACACAGGACCATCAGAGCGGGGGACGCCGGAGGAGACAGGACTCCTGTCGAAGTGGCTTCCTCACTGAAGTGGGCGTCATTGATCAGCTTGTTGGTTTATGTGGCAGCCTTTTCCATTAGCCTTGGGCCGA TGGTCTATGTGGTTCTCAGCGAGATATTCCCAATGGGAATCCgaggcagagctgtgtgtgtggtgtcagcAGTGAACTGGGCCACTAACCTGCTCATCTCCATGACCTTCTTGACAATCACAG AAAATATTGGAGTTCCCAATGTGATGTTCCTCTACGCTGCCATGAGTTTtgttctgttggtgtttgtgatCCTCTGTGTCCCTGACACCAAAGGTCGCACCTTGGAGGAAATATCAAAGGAACTGGCTAAAAA AAAGCGTTTTGAGGTGAAACTCTTCAGGCAGGTTCAACCTCAGGAGAGCCTGATCAGCTGCAGCCCAGAGTCCAGCAAACAACTCACTCCTTCACCAGACAACAACTGA
- the tbpl1 gene encoding TATA box-binding protein-like 1, with protein sequence MDSSNDEALDIIITNVVATFRTRCHLNLRTIALEGTNVIYKPEVGKVLMKLRKPTITASIWSSGKIICTGATSEDEAKLGARRLARCLQKLGFKVRFSAFKVVNVLAVCSMPFAIHLIDFTKNNRPIASYEPELHPAATYRIKNLKATIQVFSTGSLTVTGPNVQNVATAVEQVYPLLFEVRKPICK encoded by the exons ATGGATTCCAGTAATGACGAGGCACTTGATATCATTATTACCAATGTGGTGGCAACCTTCAGGACGAGATGCCACCTCAACCTGCGCACCATTGCCTTAGAAGGAACCAATGTCATCTACAAACCGGAAGTAGGG AAAGTCTTGATGAAGCTTCGAAAGCCCACAATAACAGCCTCAATCTGGTCCTCAGGGAAAATTATCTGCACTGGAGCAACGAG CGAGGATGAGGCAAAGCTAGGTGCTCGCAGGTTAGCGCGCTGTCTTCAGAAACTAGGCTTTAAG GTGCGATTTTCAGCTTTCAAAGTTGTGAATGTGCTGGCAGTATGCTCCATGCCTTTTGCTATCCACCTCATAGACTTCACTAAGAACAACCGACCCATTGCCAG ttATGAACCAGAACTCCATCCTGCTGCCACGTATAGGATCAAGAACCTCAAGGCTACAATCCAGGTGTTTTCTACTGGCAGCCTTACAgtcacag GACCAAATGTGCAGAATGTAGCCACAGCTGTGGAGCAGGTTTACCCGCTACTGTTTGAGGTTCGGAAACCCATCTGCAAATGA